In Aegilops tauschii subsp. strangulata cultivar AL8/78 chromosome 3, Aet v6.0, whole genome shotgun sequence, one genomic interval encodes:
- the LOC109760986 gene encoding protein MIZU-KUSSEI 1, whose amino-acid sequence MTQPPRRPTATAEPVFLGATSIPSPWPEPATDIPVFRHPPPPPPPQKHPHGKHRSRPARLMRSVRAPFRSFPILPAPSCRGMPSLPHLPSLNGASLVRNQFHGSTRTTGTLYGRRRSRITIAFHDSPDSPPGLLLEMCVPTAKFIQDVSAAGMVRVTLECDKLQQYQHQHAGEASPAQRRLLDEPTWSAEVNGESVGYASRREATEEDERVMRLLYATSMGAGVLPDDVAAHANGELTYMRGHFDRVVGSKDSETYYMYNPEGTATGPELTIFFVRN is encoded by the coding sequence ATGACACAGCCTCCGCGACGACCCACCGCGACCGCCGAGCCAGTCTTCCTCGGCGCCACATCCATCCCAAGTCCATGGCCCGAGCCGGCCACCGACATCCCCGTCTTCCGGCACccgcctcccccgccgccgccgcagaagCACCCGCACGGGAAGCACCGGTCCCGCCCCGCCCGCCTCATGCGTTCGGTGCGCGCCCCGTTCCGTTCGTTCCCAATTCTCCCGGCACCGTCCTGCCGTGGGATGCCGTCGCTGCCCCACCTCCCGAGCCTCAACGGTGCCAGCCTCGTCAGGAACCAGTTCCATGGCTCCACGCGCACCACGGGGACGCTGTACGGCCGCCGGCGGTCGCGCATCACCATTGCCTTCCACGACAGCCCGGACAGCCCGCCGGGATTGCTGCTGGAGATGTGCGTGCCGACGGCCAAGTTTATCCAGGACGTCAGCGCGGCCGGCATGGTGCGCGTCACGCTCGAGTGCGACAAGCTGCAGCAGTACCAGCATCAGCACGCGGGCGAAGCGTCGCCGGCGCAACGGCGGCTGCTGGACGAGCCGACCTGGTCGGCGGAGGTGAACGGCGAGAGCGTGGGGTACGCGTCTCGGCGGGAGGCAACGGAGGAGGACGAGCGGGTGATGCGGTTGCTGTACGCCACGTCCATGGGCGCCGGCGTGCTGCCGGACGACGTGGCCGCGCATGCCAACGGCGAGCTCACGTACATGCGCGGGCACTTCGACCGCGTCGTGGGATCCAAGGACTCTGAGACGTACTACATGTACAATCCCGAGGGCACCGCCACCGGGCCGGAGCTCACCATCTTCTTCGTTAGGAATTGA